The segment TTTAAGATAATATTTTTTCGATTTAGATGAAAGAATCTTAAAAAGGAAGTTGATTATAAGTAAAATTTTCTCTTTTAGTCTAAATTTAATGATGTATTATAAATTTCCACTAGTTTATTCTCGAAATCGTTAAGCACCTTATTCTTTTCGAAGTTAGAGGCTCTTTTAGCTGACATTAAAGAAAGTTCATCAAATCTTCCCCTATTTTTCTCATAAATTTCTTTAACTTTTAAAATATTATCTATAAACTCTTGATCGTTTCTTGCAAAAAATACGCTAGGAATGTTACCAGAAACTTCTCTCAGTTCTGGCAAATCTCGTGTTACTACCAAATTTCCAGTAGCTAAACACTCTAATAACGTAATAGAAAACGTTTCTCCTTTAGTTGGTAATAAGCATACGTGACAGGAGGAGAGAAGTTCTACCTTACTATTATCATCTATATAACCTAAATATTTCACATTTTTAGGCAAAATAATACCTTTAGGTAGGCCTTTTCCAGTTAAATATACATTAACATCACCCAATTTATCGGCAACTACTTGTAAAGTATCAAGACCCTTTTCTATACTTACAGCTCCAGGTGCAACTACAGTAAATTCTGGTTTCTTTTCCTTAGGTCTAAATTTTTCTATATCAATAAAATTTGGTATAACGAACGCTCTCTTGAAACCTTTACGTATAAGCTTATCGTAATAGTACTTAGTAAGAACGTGATGATAACCAAAGTCCTTCAAAAATTTATTAGTTATAGAATAATATATCTTTTGGGTTAAATTCCAATCATTTTTAGCATGATATCCAAAGATTATCTTTTTGTAAAGTTCCTTTTTATGCAGGATCAATGGTATGTGAGATCCTATAAAAGTGTTAAAATAATACACAACGTCGGCCCATTTTATATCCTCTTCTATTTCATTAAAATCATATAAATATAGACCAAACTTTCTTTTTAATTTTATTACTTTATATTCAAAATCAACCTTTACTTTGCGCTGATTACAACAATCTGTAGTAATTAGCTTAACTTAAAGTGTTTTTTATTTAAAAAGTCTATCACCTCTCTTACCCAAACTTCTCCTCCTCTTCCTACACTTAAATGTGGAATGTTAAAGAATAATATATTTACATTTGTCATTTAATTCGCCTTAAGGTTTTTAACAATGTTCTCATTATCCATCTCTAAATCTTCAATGATACTATGATATAGGACTTTCAATAATATTTTGGAAGTTCTAAAAATCTAAGTTTATTATAAAGAATTGAAATTATAACTAACATACATTTTATATAATATAAATCATGTTGCCTCTTAATTAGGAGATATATTTCATTTTCCATGTTTTACCCAAAAGATATTCTTCTGTCAGCGTTTACAATTTGGCTATTTAAGCCATTTACGGGAATATTATCAAATAGAGTAGCGTAAATATCTTTTTTATTTAATTTATCTATCAATAATTTCAGATGACCAACATTAGGTTTATACGTAACAATACAACCTACTAAATCCTTCATATCCTAGTTCTAATAAAATTTTTATATAAGCTTTTTGAGTAGCAAATCTGTGAAGAGTGCATTAGCAAACAATGCAAATAATAAACTTACATTCACTTTAATTACCTCATTTCTATCTTCTATTATAACAACAATTTTAGTTTATCATTCTGGTTCAATTTTTACGGGTGCAGATAATGTTTATCCATTGTCACCAAACGTATTCTACAATTATAATCTATTCTTTACGAACATAAACGGAGGTTCTCCAGCGATAGTGAATTATCCGCCAGTGAATAATATTATTGCTTTTATACTTCTATTACCCTTTTTTAATCAATATTCACAAATCATTGATTTTCCTTTAGTTGCATTTGTAGGAAATTTAGCAATATCTCTTCTAATTTATAAGAATCTAATTAGGCAAGATTTTACTAAAGTTAATATATATATCTATTTTGTCACTATATTATCAGAAATTTTATTATATACTTCAATAAATCTTCATTATATTATAAAAATATTCACATCTACATTTTTTCCTATTTTCCTATCTTTTCCTTGGATTATTTATTTTATAGACTCTATAGTTAATGACAGTGAAAAAATATTTATTAAGATAATAAAAGTTATCATAACTGCATTATTAATTATTATATTTATAAACTCTATTCCTACTTTAATACTTGTTGTCTATAGCATGTTAGCTGTATTGTTTTTATCTTTTCTAGCTATTAGCAAAGAACCAATTAAACAAAAAATAAAAATTCTCGTTTTAGCCTTTAGTTCAGTTGTAATATTTAATATTATCATTTTAAAATTATACTTAAGCTTTTATCATTCATATACAAATCCAGAAGCTTTTACTAATTCTCAAAATAGTTTTCTTAGTATATTAGAATATTGTATTGTTACCAGACAAGGAAGCATAGGTAATGTTCTTACTTTGTCTTATTATCAAAACTCGATTTTTGTAAAAATTAACTCCATCGTCTTATTACTTTTCTCTTTAAATACAATTTTAATTATAATACCATTTATTGTAAAGAAGAAATTACCACAAGCCTTACCATTTCTTATCACTTTTCTCTTTTTAAGCGGATGGTTAGCAGCTCCTTTTGTCTTTACCAGCTTTTATTTAAACTTATATAAGAATATACCTTATCTTTGGAGCCTTGATATTCCATCGCTCAGTTTTACGTATTTCTTATCTCTCTCTTTTTCCCTTATTCTAGGAACCGGGCTTAGCTTTCTCAATTTTAGGAAAATAATAGCGGAAGTCTTAATTATTTTATTACTGATTATTTCAGTTGGTGCTAATTTCTCAGCTTCTTACTCCTTTCCCGGGCTAACTCGATATCCTACCCAAACTCAACTTCCCAGTTATTTATATGAAATATCAAATATTATTAGTTCTACAAACGTATATAATCCACGAATACTAATTTACCCATTAGGCCCTGCCTACGTCGCATACAATTTTTCCAAAAGTGTATATGTTGGTTTTGGTTTCTGGTATTCCCTACTCAAGGGTGATGAGTATTCGTCCTGTTATTTCTCAAATAAACCTGGTTATTCCTTAGAGTTTTTTATGCTCTTTTATCCATTAAAGAACCTAACAGATTTAGAACCCATGATAAATACTATGAAAATCCTAGGTATAAATTACGTTGTTTTAACTAAAAATTTTATACCTAGCTACTATTATGGGCTCTATGATCAAACAATAATTCAAAGATTTGAAAATTATTTGAAAGATTATCCAGTTCTTTTTAATAACAGTCAAATGACACTTTATCATTTTTCAAATGAACAAGCTGTTTCACCAGTGAAATATATAATCTTAGTAAACATTACTGGACCTCTTTGGCCGTCTTCCTCGCCAAGTTATATTCCCTATAGGTTAACATTATTACAAGAAGCCTTGGACATTAATTTTGTTAATTACTCCAATGCAATAATAATTCCCAAATCGTATGAAGGTTACTTACTTAAATATGTTGGTAAAGAAAGCATAAATATTGCAAATATCAATGACAACATTACGGTGATAATGATTAACAATGTTAACGCAAAAACTACAGTATATGGTGATTCTCCGAATGAGTTTAAAGTCAAACTGTCAGTGGAGGATAAACAAAATTACAGCTATGTCCCTCTAATTGTAAGATATTATTACTATCCTGAGTATGTTAATTATTATAGTGGGAATTATTCTAATTTGATAATAATTCCGTTATATGGTAATCAAACGTACTTGCTACTCGTAAAACCCTCATCTTCGTTTACCACTATTAATTTTAATTATACAAACGTTTATGCGTATATTTACGTACTATCATATCCTTTACTATTAATCGTTCTAGTAATTTATCTAATTTTAAGAAATAAATTAAATGAGAGCTTGAAATTAATTCGTAAACTATTTAGCAGAGATTTTAAAAGATAGTTAAACAAAACTGAATACTTTTAATATTGTAATATGAAGAAGATTTCAATCAAGAGTAAATAAGACAACTTTGAATACTCATACACGTGTTATTCCAAATAAAAAGAGTTTGTGCTATAAAATTATAGCTTTTCCTTAGCCCCTTATCAGGTAAAATCTATTTGTGATCAAAAACAAACTCTTATATGCACTAGATAACGGAAACCTAGCAATATTTTCTATAATTCAGTTATTCTTTATTATTATTAGATGAACATAAATCTTGTGAGTAAACTAGCTATCAGTGATTAGTACACCATCTTTGATGACAAAGAGATAGCCATGACAACCTTTTTAATCCTAAAAATTAAGTGAGGTAAGATGTTGAGCGTAGAAAGTAACGCGATAACGATTGCTATAACTCACAATTTGTCACACTATAGATATAGAAAACAGTTTATTACTTGAAAAAAAGGGGAGGAAAACGTGAAGGAGGTCTGAGAAAATCATGAATCCAATAATTAATTATCTTAAGAGTCTTAGCGTAACTGCTGTAAATATTTTCGTGGCTTTTGTTTTCTTCATATTTACTGCAAAGATAACTGAACCGGCATTCTTTGGTGAAATTGCAATTATTCAACTTCTCGAAGCGATGACCTCATTTTATGCAATCCTTAATAAAAACGTTATAATAAGAGAAGTATCTTACATGTACGCACATAATAACATAGAAAGAAGATTTCTTAGCACGGTCTTAATAACTCCGTTCTTGGTTTCACCGTTTTTCCTAATCCTTTTGATCTTCCCAAATTACGTAAAGCTAGCGATACCCTACTTAATACTTTACTTGTTTTTCACGTTTGCGTCCTCAGTATTAATGGGTTTAAATAAATTTACTGAAAATTCAATAATTAACATAATTTTCCTCATAATAAGATGGGGAGTTTCACTTATTGCAATTATTTACCACGATATCTATTTGTTTATCCTAATTTGGACATTAGGTGGGCTTTTAGCTAGCTTATCGTCCTTTCTAATTGTTTACAATCACGTTAAAGGACTGCCCTTAGTTTTTGATCATATCATTTTCAAAAAAGTCTTTAAGGAAGGCTTCCCGTTTTACTTATCGAACATCTCTAACTTTCTGAGTTCTCAGGGGGATAGGGTAACTACCGCCTATCTATTAGGCTCTGCTTATCTAGGAATTTACCAATTTTCAGCTCTTCTATCCGGAGTACCTAGTACAGTAATTAGTAGTGCAAATCATGTTCTATTAACGTCTTCCTCATACTATAGGGCAAAAGGGAAGGACGAAGTGAAAATGAGCAAAATGGCGTTTAAGACCACTGCGATAATGTCGCTTATAGTTTCAATCTTATCTCTACCGATTGCCTATTATCTGGTTTCAACCCTATTTCCAGACTATAAGAGCGGTTTGCCAGTGATTACAATATTATTACTAGCAATTACTCTTTCTACACCAATGAATATTCTAAGCCAGTTAATTATTGCCTTTAAGAGAAATTTAAGACCGTTCATCTTCTTGTCAATAATTACTGGACTAACAGTAGTTATCACGTCCTTTATTCTAATTCCTAGATTAGGGATTTTAGGAGGGGCCATTTCTCAATTGTTATCCTCAATGATTAGTTCTTCGTTCATCCTATGGTATTCTTTATACACTCAAGTATTTACGTTAGGGAAAAAGGAATTGGTCGTGTTATCGATAATTCCATTGGTTTTCATTTACGAGGTTTTTCTTGATCCCCTCCCTTATCCCCTATTGTTCGACTCGGTCCTGTTGTTATTTTTAATTCTCACTTTTAAGAAAATAAAATTATTTGAGAATGACGAAAAAGAAATAATGTTTTCTTTTTTAAATAATAAATTAAGCTTTATAAAGGTTTTAATAAAACTGATGTTATAAAAGATATGCGCTAAAAATTTCTTAATAAACTCTCTATCACGAATAGACTATCAGCTGAGTAGTAATAATGGAGGTTATTATTAATCTATATTAGTATTTTTACCCATATAAAACTGATGATTTTTCTTTATTAATGAGACAAGATGTGTTAGATAAATGTTTAAAGATATTAACAAGACTAGCTATAATTTTATAATTATTATTAATATACTTAATTTAAAATTACTGAAT is part of the Metallosphaera cuprina Ar-4 genome and harbors:
- a CDS encoding glycosyltransferase family 4 protein, encoding MILHKKELYKKIIFGYHAKNDWNLTQKIYYSITNKFLKDFGYHHVLTKYYYDKLIRKGFKRAFVIPNFIDIEKFRPKEKKPEFTVVAPGAVSIEKGLDTLQVVADKLGDVNVYLTGKGLPKGIILPKNVKYLGYIDDNSKVELLSSCHVCLLPTKGETFSITLLECLATGNLVVTRDLPELREVSGNIPSVFFARNDQEFIDNILKVKEIYEKNRGRFDELSLMSAKRASNFEKNKVLNDFENKLVEIYNTSLNLD
- a CDS encoding oligosaccharide flippase family protein, producing the protein MNPIINYLKSLSVTAVNIFVAFVFFIFTAKITEPAFFGEIAIIQLLEAMTSFYAILNKNVIIREVSYMYAHNNIERRFLSTVLITPFLVSPFFLILLIFPNYVKLAIPYLILYLFFTFASSVLMGLNKFTENSIINIIFLIIRWGVSLIAIIYHDIYLFILIWTLGGLLASLSSFLIVYNHVKGLPLVFDHIIFKKVFKEGFPFYLSNISNFLSSQGDRVTTAYLLGSAYLGIYQFSALLSGVPSTVISSANHVLLTSSSYYRAKGKDEVKMSKMAFKTTAIMSLIVSILSLPIAYYLVSTLFPDYKSGLPVITILLLAITLSTPMNILSQLIIAFKRNLRPFIFLSIITGLTVVITSFILIPRLGILGGAISQLLSSMISSSFILWYSLYTQVFTLGKKELVVLSIIPLVFIYEVFLDPLPYPLLFDSVLLLFLILTFKKIKLFENDEKEIMFSFLNNKLSFIKVLIKLML